A stretch of Malus sylvestris chromosome 11, drMalSylv7.2, whole genome shotgun sequence DNA encodes these proteins:
- the LOC126589628 gene encoding uncharacterized protein LOC126589628 isoform X2, with product MEDLGNNHRLDSISSAVRKKRSQTFRRPRPDSYTELHDQSPLSSTTPSDDQSKVSSDENAGCDANSKRKELSLNECMARGSSAAGNGKKSHKKDSKGGGCNSFYKNETGRNGSNNKRSDEGCLAPANGKSSSLMKDDLILESISDDAFNGRNGESPSTRLSGLDGCGNENKVKKVKLKVGGVTRTIQANSTLNGTTEGGSSTKTARLSDVSRPRQKQNLLGNSDDIHSPSDKKRGLKGIPWKDFSRSGVSLGRDNYSMGRTAGKNTSGKEGDISEPVRKSKRVPKRRVLDGDFGDEEEDDEIRYLEKLKISKVAAVYRDDDDESSRKHRKLSAVSNIDNASASRLDKDLKRKSRTDRVSGDTDYEEEQDSLSDGELEGKKKQKKEAVDSLMDGKKEMTLTTRQRALQSGKDAAPGSSLIEFPNGLPPAPSRKQKEKLTDVEQQLKKAEVAQRRRMQVEKAARESEAEAIRKILGQDSSRKKREDKIKKRQEEIAQERAANALTLPPNTIRTVMGPVGTIVTFSNDMGLPGLFDAKPCSYPPQRENCAGPSCTNPYKYRDSKSKLPLCSLKCYKAIQEKTAVENTC from the exons agaagtcAAACGTTTCGTCGACCTCGACCTGATTCATATACTGAACTCCATGATCAGTCACCGTTGTCATCAACTACACCTTCAGATGATCAGAGCAAGGTCTCTAGTGATGAGAATGCAGGTTGTGATGCCAATTCGAAGAGAAAAGAATTAAGTCTTAATGAATGCATGGCCAGGGGGTCTTCTGCAGCAGGTAATGGCAAAAAATCTCACAAAAAGGATAGTAAGGGTGGAGGATGTAATTCGTTTTACAAGAATGAGACAGGACGAAATGGGAGCAATAACAAGCGTTCTGACGAAGGTTGCCTTGCCCCTGCTAATGGGAAGAGCTCAAGCTTAATGAAGGATGATTTGATATTGGAGTCAATAAGTGATGATGCATTTAATGGGAGAAATGGTGAAAGTCCAAGTACTAGGTTGTCAGGGTTAGATGGATGTGGAAATGAGAACAAGGTTAAAAAGGTTAAGCTCAAGGTTGGTGGTGTCACACGAACAATTCAGGCCAACTCTACATTGAATGGTACAACGGAGGGTGGGTCTTCTACAAAGACTGCTCGATTGTCAGATGTGTCTAGACCACGGCAGAAGCAAAATCTTCTG GGAAATTCGGACGATATTCATTCTCCTTCGGATAAGAAGCGAGGCTTAAAAGGAATTCCATGGAAGGATTTCTCAAGAAGTGGTGTTAGTCTTGGCAGAGATAATTATTCGATGGGCAGGACAGCAGGAAAGAATACCTCTGGAAAGGAAGGCGATATATCTGAACCAGTTCGTAAGAGCAAGCGAGTGCCTAAGAGGCGCGTCCTTGATGGAgattttggagatgaagaagagGATGATGAGATTCGGTATTTGGAGAAACTCAAAATATCGAAGGTTGCTGCAGTGTAtagagatgatgatgatgaatcaAGCAGGAAGCACAGAAAACTTTCTGCAGTTTCCAACATTGATAATGCCAGTGCATCAAGGTTGGATAAAGACCTTAAAAGGAAGTCAAGAACCGATAGAGTATCTGGAGACACTGATTATGAGGAAGAACAAGATTCTTTATCTGATGGGGAGCTTGAAGGTAAAAAGAAACAGAAGAAGGAAGCTGTTGACTCTTTGATGGATGGTAAGAAGGAAATGACTCTCACAACTCGTCAAAGGGCCCTTCAGTCGGGCAAAGATGCGGCCCCTGGTTCAAGCTTAATTGAGTTTCCTAACGGATTACCACCTGCACCATCTAGAA AGCAAAAGGAGAAACTTACAGATGTGGAGCAGCAACTGAAGAAAGCTGAGGTTGCTCAGAGACGAAGAATGCAGGTTGAGAAGGCTGCTAGGGAATCAGAG GCTGAGGCTATTAGAAAAATTCTCGGTCAAGATTCCAGCAGGAAGAAGCGAGAAGACAAGATAAAGAAGCGACAAGAGGAAATTGCACAG GAGAGGGCGGCTAATGCGTTGACACTTCCGCCAAACACCATCAGAACTGTGATGGGCCCTGTGGGTACTATAGTGACATTCTCCAACGACATGGGTCTCCCCGGTTTATTTGATGCTAAACCCTGCAG CTATCCTCCTCAGCGTGAGAATTGTGCGGGTCCATCGTGTACCAATCC
- the LOC126589628 gene encoding uncharacterized protein LOC126589628 isoform X1, protein MEDLGNNHRLDSISSAVRKKRSQTFRRPRPDSYTELHDQSPLSSTTPSDDQSKVSSDENAGCDANSKRKELSLNECMARGSSAAGNGKKSHKKDSKGGGCNSFYKNETGRNGSNNKRSDEGCLAPANGKSSSLMKDDLILESISDDAFNGRNGESPSTRLSGLDGCGNENKVKKVKLKVGGVTRTIQANSTLNGTTEGGSSTKTARLSDVSRPRQKQNLLQGNSDDIHSPSDKKRGLKGIPWKDFSRSGVSLGRDNYSMGRTAGKNTSGKEGDISEPVRKSKRVPKRRVLDGDFGDEEEDDEIRYLEKLKISKVAAVYRDDDDESSRKHRKLSAVSNIDNASASRLDKDLKRKSRTDRVSGDTDYEEEQDSLSDGELEGKKKQKKEAVDSLMDGKKEMTLTTRQRALQSGKDAAPGSSLIEFPNGLPPAPSRKQKEKLTDVEQQLKKAEVAQRRRMQVEKAARESEAEAIRKILGQDSSRKKREDKIKKRQEEIAQERAANALTLPPNTIRTVMGPVGTIVTFSNDMGLPGLFDAKPCSYPPQRENCAGPSCTNPYKYRDSKSKLPLCSLKCYKAIQEKTAVENTC, encoded by the exons agaagtcAAACGTTTCGTCGACCTCGACCTGATTCATATACTGAACTCCATGATCAGTCACCGTTGTCATCAACTACACCTTCAGATGATCAGAGCAAGGTCTCTAGTGATGAGAATGCAGGTTGTGATGCCAATTCGAAGAGAAAAGAATTAAGTCTTAATGAATGCATGGCCAGGGGGTCTTCTGCAGCAGGTAATGGCAAAAAATCTCACAAAAAGGATAGTAAGGGTGGAGGATGTAATTCGTTTTACAAGAATGAGACAGGACGAAATGGGAGCAATAACAAGCGTTCTGACGAAGGTTGCCTTGCCCCTGCTAATGGGAAGAGCTCAAGCTTAATGAAGGATGATTTGATATTGGAGTCAATAAGTGATGATGCATTTAATGGGAGAAATGGTGAAAGTCCAAGTACTAGGTTGTCAGGGTTAGATGGATGTGGAAATGAGAACAAGGTTAAAAAGGTTAAGCTCAAGGTTGGTGGTGTCACACGAACAATTCAGGCCAACTCTACATTGAATGGTACAACGGAGGGTGGGTCTTCTACAAAGACTGCTCGATTGTCAGATGTGTCTAGACCACGGCAGAAGCAAAATCTTCTG CAGGGAAATTCGGACGATATTCATTCTCCTTCGGATAAGAAGCGAGGCTTAAAAGGAATTCCATGGAAGGATTTCTCAAGAAGTGGTGTTAGTCTTGGCAGAGATAATTATTCGATGGGCAGGACAGCAGGAAAGAATACCTCTGGAAAGGAAGGCGATATATCTGAACCAGTTCGTAAGAGCAAGCGAGTGCCTAAGAGGCGCGTCCTTGATGGAgattttggagatgaagaagagGATGATGAGATTCGGTATTTGGAGAAACTCAAAATATCGAAGGTTGCTGCAGTGTAtagagatgatgatgatgaatcaAGCAGGAAGCACAGAAAACTTTCTGCAGTTTCCAACATTGATAATGCCAGTGCATCAAGGTTGGATAAAGACCTTAAAAGGAAGTCAAGAACCGATAGAGTATCTGGAGACACTGATTATGAGGAAGAACAAGATTCTTTATCTGATGGGGAGCTTGAAGGTAAAAAGAAACAGAAGAAGGAAGCTGTTGACTCTTTGATGGATGGTAAGAAGGAAATGACTCTCACAACTCGTCAAAGGGCCCTTCAGTCGGGCAAAGATGCGGCCCCTGGTTCAAGCTTAATTGAGTTTCCTAACGGATTACCACCTGCACCATCTAGAA AGCAAAAGGAGAAACTTACAGATGTGGAGCAGCAACTGAAGAAAGCTGAGGTTGCTCAGAGACGAAGAATGCAGGTTGAGAAGGCTGCTAGGGAATCAGAG GCTGAGGCTATTAGAAAAATTCTCGGTCAAGATTCCAGCAGGAAGAAGCGAGAAGACAAGATAAAGAAGCGACAAGAGGAAATTGCACAG GAGAGGGCGGCTAATGCGTTGACACTTCCGCCAAACACCATCAGAACTGTGATGGGCCCTGTGGGTACTATAGTGACATTCTCCAACGACATGGGTCTCCCCGGTTTATTTGATGCTAAACCCTGCAG CTATCCTCCTCAGCGTGAGAATTGTGCGGGTCCATCGTGTACCAATCC